The following coding sequences are from one Phycisphaeraceae bacterium window:
- a CDS encoding YceI family protein produces the protein MNKALLIVPVLSLAAAGAMLAGAGSPAAPAAPATTGSAEAFNVDPVHSTAIYRVKHLGTSYSYGRFTDISGTFLLDPENPDKSVIDVTINTESIDSGNQGRDKHLRSPDFFSAKEFPTITFKSTGVKKTGDTSFDVSGDLTLRGQTKPVTVSVDLTGTGKGMRGGELAGVESKFTVKRSDYGMTFLPEAVGDEVSLIVSLEGGRK, from the coding sequence ATGAACAAGGCACTGCTGATCGTTCCCGTCCTCTCGCTCGCCGCTGCCGGCGCCATGCTCGCCGGAGCCGGCTCACCCGCCGCCCCGGCGGCCCCCGCCACGACCGGATCCGCTGAGGCCTTCAACGTCGACCCCGTCCATTCGACGGCGATCTACCGCGTCAAGCACCTCGGCACCTCCTACTCCTACGGCCGCTTCACCGACATCTCCGGCACCTTCCTCCTCGACCCCGAGAACCCCGACAAGAGCGTGATCGACGTCACCATCAACACCGAGAGCATCGACAGCGGCAACCAGGGCCGCGACAAGCACCTCCGCTCCCCCGACTTCTTCTCCGCCAAGGAGTTCCCCACCATCACCTTCAAGAGCACCGGCGTGAAGAAGACCGGCGATACTTCCTTCGATGTCTCCGGCGACCTCACCCTCCGCGGCCAGACCAAGCCCGTCACCGTCTCCGTCGACCTCACCGGCACCGGCAAGGGGATGCGCGGCGGCGAACTCGCCGGTGTTGAATCCAAGTTCACCGTCAAGCGCTCCGACTACGGCATGACCTTCCTCCCCGAGGCCGTCGGCGACGAGGTCTCCCTCATCGTCTCCCTCGAGGGCGGCCGCAAGTAG
- a CDS encoding methyltransferase domain-containing protein: MTTSTKPPSHHAAAHPKSTKPGAKPRGGKRRFLAEFLRRPNVVGAIAPSSTRLAKRMVSGLDLKNASAVVEFGPGTGVFTRQILDSIGPHTRFFAVERQPELAEVVRSRCPAANVIVEDAAHIEKICKALGVGDAAGRGGVDYILSGLPWTVFSDSLRTTILEAAHRALRPGGQLVTFAYHLTPLVPGGRHFRREVRRLFARVDISEVVWANVPPAFVYRCTR, translated from the coding sequence GTGACCACGTCGACCAAGCCGCCATCGCACCACGCCGCCGCGCACCCCAAGTCCACAAAGCCGGGTGCGAAGCCCCGCGGAGGGAAGCGGCGGTTCCTGGCCGAGTTCCTCCGCCGCCCGAACGTGGTCGGCGCGATCGCCCCATCGTCCACCCGGTTGGCCAAACGCATGGTCTCGGGGCTTGATCTGAAGAATGCCTCAGCGGTCGTCGAGTTCGGGCCCGGCACGGGCGTGTTCACCCGGCAGATCCTGGACTCGATCGGCCCGCACACGCGGTTCTTCGCCGTGGAACGGCAGCCGGAACTCGCTGAGGTCGTCCGGTCGCGGTGCCCCGCGGCAAACGTGATCGTCGAGGACGCGGCGCACATCGAGAAGATCTGCAAGGCGCTGGGCGTGGGGGACGCCGCCGGTCGCGGCGGGGTGGACTACATCCTCTCCGGGCTTCCGTGGACGGTGTTCAGCGACTCGCTGCGCACGACGATCCTCGAGGCCGCGCACCGCGCGCTCAGGCCCGGCGGGCAGTTGGTGACATTCGCGTATCACCTTACCCCGCTGGTCCCCGGCGGGCGGCACTTCCGGCGCGAGGTGCGCCGGCTGTTCGCGAGGGTGGATATCTCCGAAGTCGTCTGGGCCAACGTTCCCCCCGCGTTCGTGTATCGCTGCACGCGCTAG
- a CDS encoding FHA domain-containing protein, which translates to MLVLTVIQGPDKGKKFELPPNEPQLVGRSSEALPLIDTTVSRRHAELTPDSGEWFIRDLQSQNGTWVNGVRIRERTRLKPGDQVRTGSTLFVFGRAGPGDEEPIDVIRILRPDAMESNVERVMASNEDSVILAEPEPRSAAVHHLRVIYQLTTLTSQSLDRDSLLTGVMELVFNEFRPERGFIVLEDGISAPNGPRPSVVKYATRPAHKDDAKIEVSRTILQHALRRNEGVLSSNAMQDRRFAAGDSVQRFAIRSAICSPIRFRERNFGVIYIDSSIANYTFTPEQLALMNAIGQHAGLALANLELFSHNLQAERLAAMGETVASLSHSIKNILQGMRGGADVVELGFKKDDLKVAKGGWGILKRNLERIMGLTLNMLTYSRQRRPEFELTKVAALLDECAQLLTDQCVAKGVALIVDADPEIPPIALDPHLIHQALINLMGNAVEAVETKRGAVTVRATYHHAGSAGPRPGEGAGAAGGGAGRPEVHISVIDNGPGIPAENHRKIFEPFFTTKGLRGTGLGLAVTKRIIDEHHGRIRVESSEGRGATFTVILPADAAISMDPSATAAAARRDPHDPA; encoded by the coding sequence GTGCTCGTTCTCACCGTCATCCAGGGCCCCGACAAGGGCAAGAAGTTCGAGCTTCCGCCCAACGAGCCGCAGCTCGTGGGGCGATCCTCGGAGGCGCTCCCGCTCATCGACACGACCGTGTCGCGACGGCACGCCGAGCTGACGCCCGACTCGGGCGAGTGGTTCATCCGCGACCTGCAGTCGCAGAACGGCACGTGGGTCAACGGCGTGCGGATCCGCGAGCGGACGCGGCTCAAGCCGGGCGACCAGGTCCGCACCGGCTCGACGCTGTTTGTCTTCGGCCGGGCGGGTCCGGGCGACGAGGAGCCGATCGACGTCATCCGCATCCTCCGCCCCGACGCGATGGAGTCGAACGTCGAGCGGGTCATGGCGTCCAACGAGGACTCGGTCATCCTCGCCGAGCCCGAGCCGCGATCCGCGGCGGTGCACCACCTGCGCGTCATCTACCAGCTCACGACCCTCACCAGCCAGTCGCTGGACCGCGACTCGCTGCTGACCGGCGTCATGGAGCTGGTCTTCAACGAGTTCCGGCCGGAGCGAGGGTTCATCGTTCTCGAGGACGGGATCTCGGCCCCCAATGGCCCGCGCCCCTCGGTGGTCAAGTACGCCACGCGGCCCGCGCACAAAGACGACGCGAAGATCGAGGTCTCGCGGACGATCCTGCAGCACGCGCTGCGCCGCAACGAGGGCGTCCTCTCCAGCAACGCGATGCAGGACCGGCGCTTCGCGGCGGGCGACAGCGTGCAGCGGTTCGCGATCCGCTCGGCCATCTGCTCGCCGATCCGCTTCCGCGAGCGGAACTTCGGGGTCATCTACATCGACTCCTCGATCGCCAACTACACGTTCACCCCCGAGCAGCTGGCGCTGATGAACGCGATCGGACAGCACGCCGGGCTGGCGCTCGCCAACCTGGAGCTGTTCTCGCACAACCTTCAGGCCGAGCGGCTCGCGGCCATGGGCGAGACGGTCGCCAGTCTGTCGCACTCCATCAAGAACATCTTGCAGGGGATGCGCGGCGGAGCGGACGTTGTCGAGCTGGGGTTCAAGAAGGACGACCTCAAGGTGGCCAAGGGGGGTTGGGGGATCCTGAAGCGCAACCTCGAGCGGATCATGGGGCTCACGCTCAACATGCTCACCTACTCGCGCCAGCGCCGGCCCGAGTTCGAGCTCACGAAGGTCGCCGCGCTGCTCGACGAGTGCGCGCAGCTGCTCACGGACCAGTGCGTCGCGAAGGGTGTGGCGCTCATCGTCGACGCCGACCCGGAGATCCCGCCGATCGCGCTCGACCCGCACCTGATCCACCAGGCGCTGATCAACCTCATGGGCAACGCGGTCGAGGCGGTGGAGACCAAGCGGGGCGCCGTCACGGTCCGCGCAACCTACCACCACGCCGGGAGCGCGGGGCCGCGTCCAGGCGAGGGCGCAGGGGCCGCGGGGGGCGGCGCGGGGCGGCCCGAGGTGCACATCAGTGTCATCGACAACGGGCCGGGAATCCCGGCGGAGAATCACCGCAAGATCTTCGAGCCGTTCTTTACCACCAAGGGGCTCCGCGGCACCGGGCTGGGGCTGGCGGTAACGAAGCGGATCATCGACGAGCACCACGGCCGCATCCGCGTGGAGTCCAGCGAGGGGCGGGGCGCTACGTTCACCGTCATCCTGCCGGCCGATGCGGCGATCTCGATGGATCCCTCGGCCACGGCCGCCGCGGCCCGCCGGGACCCCCATGATCCGGCCTGA
- a CDS encoding zinc transporter ZntB, with the protein MNDAAPASADGRIFEMRIGPDGSCRDADHAGPPSSLADGEWTWHHRELRHPRTHDWLADSAAIDEIALQALLVEDARPRVLRRKDGIVVVFRGVNLNAGAEPEDMISVRVWCDSRRFITLRTPHVQTIHAMRTEIEAGDGPGSPGEALVELAAGLTDRIAPVLDRIDQETDDLEEEVSTRPVDGLRSRIAGLKRRVIAIRRYLAPQRDALLALAAEQSAWMTDLQRSHFRESADRVTRLVEDLDELRDREVVIHEELVGRLAEQLNRNMYMLSLFAGLFLPLGFITGLLGVNVGGIPGVNSTWGFAVLCAVLVVIAVVALYLFRRLRLLPPSMDDNPRHR; encoded by the coding sequence GTGAACGACGCCGCCCCCGCGTCCGCCGACGGTCGGATCTTCGAGATGCGCATCGGGCCCGACGGATCGTGCCGCGATGCCGACCACGCCGGGCCGCCCTCGTCTCTAGCCGACGGCGAATGGACCTGGCACCACCGCGAACTCCGCCACCCCCGGACGCACGATTGGCTCGCCGACTCCGCCGCGATCGATGAGATCGCTCTCCAGGCCTTGCTGGTCGAGGACGCCCGCCCGCGGGTGCTCCGCCGCAAGGATGGGATCGTCGTCGTCTTCCGCGGGGTCAATCTCAACGCGGGCGCCGAGCCCGAGGACATGATCTCGGTCCGCGTCTGGTGCGACTCGCGGCGGTTCATCACGCTGCGCACGCCCCACGTCCAGACCATCCACGCCATGAGGACGGAGATCGAGGCCGGCGACGGCCCCGGGAGCCCCGGCGAGGCCCTGGTCGAGCTGGCCGCGGGGCTCACCGACCGCATCGCGCCGGTGCTGGACCGGATCGACCAGGAAACGGACGACCTGGAGGAAGAGGTCTCCACCAGGCCCGTGGACGGCCTGCGCTCCCGGATCGCCGGGCTCAAGCGCCGCGTCATCGCCATCCGGCGCTACCTGGCGCCCCAGCGTGACGCCCTGCTCGCGCTTGCGGCCGAGCAGTCGGCGTGGATGACGGACCTGCAGCGGTCCCACTTCCGAGAGTCCGCCGACCGGGTCACGCGGCTGGTCGAGGACCTGGACGAACTCCGCGACCGCGAGGTCGTGATCCACGAGGAACTGGTCGGCCGCCTCGCGGAGCAGCTCAACCGCAACATGTACATGCTTTCGCTGTTTGCCGGCCTGTTCCTTCCGCTGGGGTTCATCACCGGCCTGCTGGGGGTCAACGTCGGCGGTATCCCGGGCGTGAACTCGACGTGGGGGTTCGCGGTCCTCTGCGCGGTGCTGGTCGTGATCGCCGTCGTGGCGCTGTACCTGTTCCGCCGGCTGCGCCTGCTTCCCCCGAGCATGGACGACAATCCTCGGCATCGCTGA
- a CDS encoding GNAT family N-acetyltransferase, translating into MPAPGTPQHVRQPAPRCIVTLRDAQPEDVATLFAFESDPAWCAMAMVKPRTREAFDAIWEKIFHDRAAGAGPDLFRKVILADEGDGRGGVLCGSIGCHLRDGHRQVGYGLGRAHWGRGIATRALALLLAEAESEGVSLRPLHATAAATNTASIRVLTGNGFVITGTRSSPETDRYLACDEVSLVLV; encoded by the coding sequence ATGCCCGCTCCCGGCACCCCGCAACATGTCCGCCAGCCCGCGCCCCGGTGCATCGTGACGCTTCGCGATGCCCAGCCGGAGGACGTCGCGACCCTCTTTGCGTTCGAGAGCGATCCCGCCTGGTGCGCGATGGCGATGGTCAAACCCCGCACCCGGGAGGCCTTCGACGCGATCTGGGAGAAGATCTTTCACGATCGCGCGGCGGGTGCCGGGCCGGACCTCTTCCGGAAAGTGATCCTCGCGGATGAAGGGGACGGGCGGGGGGGCGTCCTCTGCGGATCGATCGGGTGCCACCTCCGCGACGGCCACCGCCAGGTGGGCTACGGCCTGGGCCGCGCGCACTGGGGCCGCGGGATCGCGACCCGAGCCCTCGCGCTGCTGCTGGCCGAGGCCGAGAGCGAGGGTGTGTCACTGCGTCCGTTGCACGCCACCGCGGCGGCGACGAACACCGCCTCGATCCGCGTGCTCACCGGCAACGGCTTTGTCATCACGGGCACGCGATCCTCTCCGGAGACGGACCGGTACCTCGCGTGCGACGAGGTCAGCCTGGTGCTTGTCTAG
- the ubiA gene encoding putative 4-hydroxybenzoate polyprenyltransferase: MTSLSHVPTTSILDRLRLAAADIKLAHSVFALPFALLGAFLVAPHRIVKLGEDEVAGSTALNDMAALGPAYAPSPRIHWESFSLQLGLVVVCMVFARTWAMMINRIADRRIDAANPRTARRAVASGRLPLRDAMLFTLAAAAAFIGACSLFWVAFGNPWPLALCVPVLAWIAFYSFTKRFTALCHLFLGGALAASPIAAALAVNPAALAHTPAVFYLAAMVLLWVAGFDVIYALQDVDFDREHRLHSIPARLGSARAIWVSRSLHAGALACLIGAWRSDARLGPVFGVGVALVGALLVAEHVVLQRRGKAGLEMAFFTLNGVVSCVLGAAGIADLTIF, encoded by the coding sequence ATGACCTCGCTTTCACACGTTCCCACCACCAGCATCCTCGACCGTCTTCGCCTCGCCGCCGCGGACATCAAACTCGCGCACTCTGTCTTCGCCCTTCCCTTCGCCCTGCTCGGCGCCTTCCTCGTCGCGCCACACCGCATTGTGAAACTGGGCGAGGACGAAGTGGCAGGCAGCACCGCTCTCAACGACATGGCCGCGCTCGGCCCGGCCTACGCCCCCTCCCCCCGTATCCATTGGGAGTCGTTCTCGCTCCAACTCGGCCTCGTCGTCGTCTGCATGGTCTTTGCGCGCACCTGGGCGATGATGATCAATCGCATTGCCGACCGCCGCATCGACGCTGCAAACCCGCGCACTGCCCGGCGGGCCGTGGCCTCCGGGCGCCTCCCGCTCCGCGACGCCATGCTGTTCACTCTCGCGGCGGCGGCCGCGTTCATCGGCGCCTGTTCTCTCTTCTGGGTGGCCTTCGGCAACCCATGGCCGCTCGCGCTCTGCGTTCCCGTTCTGGCGTGGATTGCCTTCTACTCCTTCACGAAGCGATTCACGGCGCTCTGCCATCTCTTTCTTGGCGGCGCTCTCGCCGCGTCGCCGATCGCCGCGGCGCTCGCGGTGAACCCCGCGGCGCTCGCCCACACGCCGGCGGTCTTCTATCTCGCGGCGATGGTGCTGCTGTGGGTCGCGGGGTTCGACGTCATCTACGCCCTGCAGGATGTCGACTTTGACCGCGAGCACCGCCTGCATTCCATCCCGGCCCGGCTCGGCTCGGCGCGGGCGATCTGGGTGTCGCGGTCACTCCACGCCGGTGCGCTCGCGTGCCTCATCGGGGCCTGGCGGAGCGATGCGCGGCTCGGGCCTGTCTTCGGGGTCGGCGTGGCGCTCGTCGGTGCCCTGCTGGTGGCGGAGCACGTGGTCCTTCAACGCCGCGGCAAGGCGGGCCTGGAGATGGCGTTCTTCACGCTCAACGGCGTGGTGTCGTGCGTCCTTGGGGCGGCGGGAATCGCCGATCTGACGATCTTTTGA
- a CDS encoding helix-turn-helix transcriptional regulator codes for MRIERELMRGAGPVAVLKLLHRGEMYGYQLVEALSQRSDGVLAMGQSTLYPLLYNLEAKGLVEAAWREAESGRDRKYYRLTDKGRKRLAADIRQWQALAEAMANLGILDPARLAPGATA; via the coding sequence ATGCGAATCGAACGCGAACTCATGCGCGGCGCCGGCCCCGTCGCCGTCCTCAAGCTCCTCCACCGCGGCGAGATGTACGGCTACCAGCTCGTCGAGGCCCTCTCACAGCGCAGCGACGGCGTCCTCGCCATGGGCCAGTCCACCCTCTACCCACTCCTCTACAACCTCGAGGCCAAGGGCCTCGTCGAAGCCGCATGGCGCGAGGCCGAGTCCGGCCGCGACCGCAAGTACTACCGCCTCACAGACAAGGGCCGCAAACGCCTCGCCGCCGACATCAGACAGTGGCAGGCCCTCGCCGAGGCCATGGCCAACCTCGGCATCCTCGACCCCGCCCGCCTCGCCCCCGGAGCGACCGCATGA
- a CDS encoding NAD-dependent epimerase/dehydratase family protein, translating to MSKDLTIVVTGAGGFIGGHLVDHFRKMGVKRIKAADIKPLDEWYQVFRDVENHAGPGSPKGGGGDCRDFKTCRALCQGADEVYQLAADMGGMGFIENNKALCMLSVMTNTHMLLAAQEAGVKNFFYSSSACVYNAEKQKDPRVTALKEADAYPGLPEDGYGWEKLFSERMCRHFREDFGLKTRVARFHNVYGPNGTWEGGREKAPAAICRKVIAAVVSGQHEIEIWGDGTQTRSFMYIDDCVKGINLITHSGILEPINLGSSELVTINQLVDIAEKIAGIRLNRTYKLDAPRGVAGRNSDNKKIVGYLGWEPDTRLRDGMERTYRWIYDEFTAKYNAKSARTVSVSTFSHGAKAIPGDGYNAESRNMDTWRQGIPAGYGSAKEAKAKAKKGKPTKAKSNGKAASGSKKGARRVSSRKRVTRR from the coding sequence ATGAGCAAGGACCTGACGATTGTCGTGACCGGGGCCGGCGGCTTTATCGGCGGCCACTTGGTGGATCACTTCCGGAAGATGGGGGTGAAGCGGATCAAGGCCGCGGACATCAAGCCGCTGGACGAGTGGTACCAGGTGTTCCGGGATGTGGAGAACCACGCGGGTCCGGGGTCTCCCAAGGGCGGCGGCGGGGACTGCCGGGACTTCAAGACGTGCCGGGCGCTGTGCCAGGGCGCGGACGAGGTGTACCAGCTGGCGGCGGACATGGGTGGGATGGGATTCATCGAGAACAACAAGGCGCTGTGCATGCTGAGCGTGATGACGAACACGCACATGCTGCTGGCGGCGCAGGAGGCGGGGGTGAAGAACTTCTTCTACTCCTCGTCGGCGTGCGTGTACAACGCGGAGAAGCAGAAGGACCCGCGGGTGACGGCGCTGAAGGAGGCGGATGCGTACCCGGGTCTGCCGGAGGACGGGTACGGGTGGGAGAAACTGTTCTCGGAGCGGATGTGCCGGCACTTCCGGGAGGACTTCGGGCTCAAGACGCGGGTGGCGCGGTTCCACAACGTGTACGGGCCGAACGGGACGTGGGAGGGTGGCCGGGAGAAGGCGCCCGCGGCGATCTGCCGGAAGGTGATCGCGGCGGTGGTATCGGGGCAGCACGAGATCGAGATCTGGGGTGACGGGACGCAGACGCGGTCGTTCATGTACATCGATGACTGCGTGAAGGGGATCAACCTGATCACGCACTCGGGGATCCTGGAGCCGATCAACCTCGGGTCGTCGGAGCTGGTGACGATCAACCAGCTGGTGGACATCGCGGAGAAGATCGCGGGGATCCGTCTGAACCGGACGTACAAGCTTGATGCGCCGCGGGGCGTGGCGGGGCGGAACAGCGACAACAAGAAGATCGTCGGGTACCTGGGGTGGGAGCCGGACACGCGCCTGCGGGACGGGATGGAGCGGACGTACCGGTGGATCTACGACGAGTTCACGGCGAAGTACAACGCGAAGTCGGCGCGGACGGTATCGGTGAGCACGTTCAGCCACGGGGCGAAGGCGATCCCGGGCGACGGGTACAACGCCGAGAGCCGGAACATGGACACGTGGCGGCAGGGGATCCCCGCCGGGTACGGCAGCGCCAAGGAGGCGAAGGCCAAGGCGAAGAAGGGCAAGCCGACGAAGGCGAAGTCGAACGGGAAGGCGGCGAGCGGCTCGAAGAAGGGTGCTCGCCGGGTGTCGAGCCGCAAGCGGGTCACGCGGCGGTAG
- a CDS encoding GDP-L-fucose synthase yields the protein MPGAFDWSSRRVIVTGGAGFLGREVCRLLRERGLPEASLVVPRRRDFDLTSEAAVGRLYAAAFGGRPADMVLHMAAEVGGIGANRDNPGRYFFANMAMALHLIEQARAGGLEAGRGKFVQVGSICAYPKFTPVPFREEELWNGYPEETNAPYGVAKKAAWQMLDAYHRQYGMRCAYVLPVNLYGPHDNFDLHSSHVIPALVRKCVEAKRRGDRGITVWGTGAASREFLYVDDAAEAIVRAAEVMDDPTPINIGASFEITIRDLVGLIVRLTGFEGEVRWDASKPDGQPRRCLDTSRAKSLLGWQARVSFEEGLKRTIEWYEQRGSAAT from the coding sequence ATGCCCGGGGCATTTGATTGGTCATCTCGGCGGGTGATTGTGACCGGGGGCGCGGGGTTCCTGGGGCGCGAGGTGTGCCGGCTGCTGCGCGAGCGGGGGCTGCCGGAAGCAAGCCTGGTGGTGCCCCGGCGGCGCGATTTCGACCTGACCTCCGAGGCGGCGGTGGGGCGGCTATACGCGGCGGCGTTCGGCGGCAGGCCGGCGGACATGGTGCTGCACATGGCCGCGGAGGTGGGAGGGATCGGGGCGAACCGGGACAACCCGGGGCGGTACTTCTTCGCGAACATGGCGATGGCGCTGCACCTGATCGAGCAGGCGCGGGCGGGAGGCCTGGAAGCGGGACGGGGGAAGTTCGTGCAGGTGGGGAGTATCTGCGCCTACCCTAAGTTCACACCAGTGCCGTTCCGCGAGGAGGAGTTGTGGAACGGGTACCCGGAGGAGACCAACGCGCCGTACGGGGTGGCGAAGAAGGCGGCGTGGCAGATGCTGGATGCGTACCACCGGCAGTACGGGATGCGGTGTGCTTATGTACTGCCGGTGAACCTGTACGGGCCGCACGACAACTTTGATCTGCACTCCTCGCACGTGATCCCCGCGCTGGTCCGCAAGTGCGTGGAGGCGAAGCGGCGCGGCGACAGGGGCATCACGGTGTGGGGGACGGGCGCCGCGTCGCGGGAGTTCCTGTACGTGGACGACGCGGCGGAGGCGATCGTACGGGCAGCGGAGGTGATGGACGATCCGACGCCGATCAACATCGGGGCGTCGTTCGAAATCACGATCCGGGACCTGGTGGGGCTGATCGTGCGGCTGACGGGGTTCGAAGGCGAGGTACGGTGGGACGCGAGCAAGCCGGATGGGCAGCCGCGGCGGTGCCTGGATACCAGCCGGGCGAAGTCGCTGTTGGGGTGGCAGGCGCGGGTGTCGTTCGAGGAGGGGCTCAAGCGGACGATCGAGTGGTACGAGCAGCGAGGATCGGCGGCAACCTGA
- a CDS encoding class I SAM-dependent methyltransferase, protein MASVETGSRSKADQASPSTAIPTFEELSRSYNFQTLPSRQFVFVKLLRDEMALRTRPVRALDVGCGKGIHLDAGLSKQVRESADELYGIEPDPTITPETGLFDHFQHARMEDAALPADHFDVVFSSMVMEHVTDPETFLRAARRCLKPGGVFMFLTINGSHYFARLANLARSMRLEEVVLRLVRGRQEVESYHYPTAYRFNRASQIEPVARGLGFEDPEYVFVEGNGPIHYLPGPLRLLLYVMHSKRRIVRDPRCLMELICRIRRPK, encoded by the coding sequence ATGGCCAGTGTCGAGACGGGCTCTCGTTCGAAGGCGGATCAGGCATCGCCGAGTACGGCGATCCCAACGTTTGAGGAGTTGAGCCGGTCGTACAACTTCCAGACGTTGCCGAGCCGCCAGTTTGTGTTTGTCAAGCTGCTCCGCGACGAGATGGCGTTGCGAACGCGGCCGGTGCGGGCGTTGGACGTCGGGTGTGGCAAGGGCATACACCTGGACGCCGGGCTGTCCAAGCAGGTACGGGAGTCGGCGGACGAGTTGTACGGCATCGAGCCGGACCCAACGATCACGCCGGAGACGGGGTTGTTCGACCACTTCCAGCACGCCCGAATGGAGGATGCCGCGTTGCCGGCGGACCACTTTGATGTTGTGTTTTCGTCGATGGTCATGGAGCACGTTACCGATCCGGAGACCTTTCTCCGAGCGGCCCGGCGGTGCCTGAAGCCGGGTGGCGTGTTCATGTTCCTCACGATTAACGGCTCGCACTATTTTGCACGGCTGGCGAACCTTGCGCGGTCGATGCGGCTGGAGGAGGTTGTGCTGCGGCTGGTGCGCGGGCGCCAGGAAGTAGAGAGTTACCACTACCCGACGGCGTACCGGTTCAATCGCGCCAGTCAGATCGAGCCGGTGGCGCGGGGCCTCGGGTTCGAAGATCCGGAGTATGTGTTTGTGGAAGGGAACGGGCCGATCCACTACCTGCCGGGCCCGTTGCGGCTGTTGCTGTACGTGATGCATTCGAAGCGCCGGATCGTCCGCGATCCGCGGTGTCTTATGGAACTGATCTGCCGGATCCGGCGGCCCAAGTAG